A region from the Mustela erminea isolate mMusErm1 chromosome 10, mMusErm1.Pri, whole genome shotgun sequence genome encodes:
- the ID3 gene encoding DNA-binding protein inhibitor ID-3: MKALSPVRGCYEAVCCLSERSLAIARGRGKGPAAEEPLSLLDDMNHCYSRLRELVPGVPRGTQLSQVEILQRVIDYILDLQVVLAEPAPGPPDGPHLPIQTAELAPELVISNDKRSFCH; the protein is encoded by the exons ATGAAGGCTCTGAGCCCGGTGCGCGGCTGCTACGAGGCGGTGTGCTGCCTGTCTGAACGCAGCCTGGCCATCGCGCGCGGTCGCGGCAAGGGTCCCGCAGCCGAGGAGCCGCTGAGCCTGTTGGACGACATGAACCACTGCTATTCGCGCTTGCGGGAACTGGTCCCTGGAGTCCCGCGAGGCACTCAGCTTAGCCAGGTGGAAATCCTGCAGCGCGTCATCGACTATATCCTCGACCTGCAGGTGGTTCTGGCTGAGCCCGCTCCTGGACCCCCAGACGGCCCGCATCTTCCCATCCAG aCAGCTGAGCTCGCTCCGGAACTTGTGATTTCCAACGACAAGAGGAGCTTCTGCCACTGA